ACGATCATCTTGCAGGCTTCGGTTTTCACCTTGAACAAAGCTTTGTGCTGTTTTATATGGTCCATATCGTTTTCCATTGTATTGAACTTGGCCCACCGCATCATCTGCATACTGAATTTAGTGACAGGACTGTTGGCATCTTTGACATTCGTTTCTGTCTTCTTCACAGAATCGTTTTCAGTCTGTTTCCCCGAGGATTCACCAGCCTTTCCGGTTTTCTGACTTGGGCTTGCTCCACTCATCGTCTGTCCTGCTTTGCCACCCTGAAATGGACGCCCTGCCTGCGCCTTTCCACCCGGACCCTTCTGCATCATGCCTCCACGAGCCTGCTTTACAGACATCTTTCCCCTTGCTCCTGGAGACCTGAACAGATTTTGAACAGGACCTGTATAATCTGCTCTCTGTTGAAAGCGCTCTCCTTGAGGTGCTGAACGAAATTCCCTGTAGACGTCTGGCCGGACCATACTGTAGTCTGGAGAACGTAGAGGGTCACGTTCAAGCTCCCAACGTCTGGGGCCATCCAAATCCCTAGAAAGTAACTCCTCGCGCTCCCTGTTTCTGAGCGGATCAAGTTCATAAATCCTACGGTTAGTGGCACTAAGTTCCTCCCTTAACAGACGCTCCCTTGTCAGAGGGTCATCTGAACGCCACCTGTCTAAAATCTGATCACTGAGCCTTCCTGGTGACAGATCTCTTCCGTATTCTCTTAACTGGTATGACTGACGAGCTAAATCTTCTCTCCGTGTCTCAATATCCCAGTTTCTGCTTAAAGAATCACGATAACCATATCTTTCGCTGTCCCTAAAAAGAGAATTGTAGCTCTCCATTGGAATTCTTGAGAGATTTTTTGTCGGTCCTGTTAGAgggaggaaataataaaaaaaaaaaaaaaacacacattaccAATGAGTTTCTGTATAAAAAGAATATTCTCAAAATTTGTACGTTCCTTTTTTGTAACATTACGTAAATAATGAGAACCTATAACGAGAgcaatattaatgaaaacaaattaaataaatatatattttatatgagttATAGTATCATGCAAGGGACTATTTAACAGGTGAGCATTATCAACATGAACGCACCGTCAAGCTGAAATTCCTTTACTGTTTCAGAGATCGCTTGGTCCATACTAATTCGATACCTCTTCATTTTCTCCTGCACTACAGCATCAAAAGTCTCACGCGTTATCCTCTGACTCGCCATGTTTTTTGACTGTGAAAACCAATGAGAGAAGAGATTAGGATATGCATCAAAGCAAAGCAATGACAGtaatgctatatacagtaagGGAAGGGTTACATGTTATGGGAAGTGGCATAGGGTATTGGATATAggcaagtattaaaaaaaaattgcagctAACACACACTACGTTCTTTCTATCTCCTCCAGACTACATAGTtggaggagagagacagagcatCTGCGGAAACGATCACTGCGATCACATGAAAACACTGCCGGATCATTGGTTCTCGCAAAGGCAGCCCCGATGATCACTGCGATCGCATATAAATACTGCCGGATCATTGGTTCTCGTAAAGGCAGCCTCGATGATCACTGCGATCGCATATAAATACTGCCGGATCATTGGTTCTCGGGGACTGTCTCATAAAGGCAGCCCCCGTGAACAATAACGGACCAGACGTGGTGCCCTTGTGTAATTCCACAAGGGCATCTCGCAATGCCTTTTCTGGACATACATGTACATCCACAGGGGACTGAAGAAGTTAACTAAAGGTGTTACAGACTGCCGTGTAAGACTCATGTGGCCGTCTTCTCACATGCACACTGTGATTGCAACCAAAATGGATGCTGCTCTATTCCATCATTATGTTAGCTTCATTTGGGGCTGGGAACGGTTTCCTGGAATCAGAACAACTTGCCCTCGAATCGCTTCATTAAGCTCCTCTGACTGAATTACAAAAAAGGTATTTCAACTGATGTCGAAGGCCCTAACAGGCGCACTTGCAGTAGAACACCAACAGAATATCAGGTGTTAATCATTAAGACAACTCCCATTGTGCTAGGTAGGATGTTACCTTTTGAATGAAATATCAACTTTTTAGCTTTAAAACATTACAAGTAAATGGTGTACGGAGAGGTAATTCATATACATCTTTATAAGAAGATTTAACAAAAGAAAGCTGTccgcaaaaataaaaaaaatagattagagtatttttccacattttattaaaaatgataaactTTTGGACTAATtgagatgtgtatgtatgtacggtatgtatatatgtgaatcATAAGAAACATGTAGGTAACATGTAAACAAAGCTGCACAAACTGGACCGGCCTCCCACGGGGGGTGATTGTGGCCCGGTACCCTCccagcactcaaatggttaatgCGTAGCCCACCTGCACAAAGGgcaattctggtgcaatgtGGCCTCCATATGCTCCACACGCAGGGCTATACCGCACACTCGCTGTGTAAACATGTTACCTCAActattattatgaaaaataaagatgCCGCCAAGTCCAAAGCCCACCCATATCTTTACATGGAAACCAACGACCGTGTTACCCACCTCCCTTGTGCTACCGCTATCAGGGAGACACGGGCATGAGGGAGGGAAAGAAGACTGCCAGCGCCATGCCACACTATTCACGCGTGGGTGTGCTGGGACGCGCGGTATTATATAATACTAATTAGCTTGCGTTTCTGGCCTACAGAGATTGGCTCATTAATCGAGGCAATTAGAAACCACGCATAATAAGAAACCCACGCTAAATAAACACTGCTTTCAACTGTATGCATATTAAACCCGACTAACCCAATATATCTACCAACAAAGCATTATAATACAGTTTTACCTTCTCACCGATCCTCTACAACCGGGTACTCCCGTTGTCCCCTTCCTAGGTCTCGCACGTTGGCGTGTTGACGTCACACGCTGACGTGGATGCCCGGATAAGCCTTCTTTATTAAGGGCAGGGGAGtggtttctttctttctagaaCTGTTATGTGCGTTTCTGAGGTAAGTAGATAAACAGAAACATAGACGTTATAATTATACGTCATTGTACGCTTACATAATCCTCAATAACAACCCTggctttagtttttattttatttctccaaGGAGGTATTTGCCCTCAGAAAAGATGGAGGCAGCTGAGTGATGCCACTTCCGCCTATGGTTGCTATGTCAGAACCTGGAGACGGGTAAAGAGGAGGCAGGTAACTTTATACGCGTGTTTATTATAGCTTTATTGGTTTCTTGTGCAACTGgatgcattttgtttctgtgtgaGGCCTCTTTGTTATCGGttgcttttcatttattatacataaatgGGTGATGTGCTTTATACCCATGTGGAGCCACCTTTATTCGATGGGGcccttagattttttttgcacatgtattaaaatgttctcgcaGGTTTGATGGACAGGGATAATTAATTTAAGGTTCTGCTCCACTTGCACCATAATCCTTCCCGTGTGAACAATGAGCCTGTCTGCCTTTGCCCATAGCTCTAAATATACAGTTGAAATATTAGTGGCAATAGGAACATTAATACAGACAATGCAATGATCAGCATCCCAACATATATGAAAGATCTCAATGAAAGTGGACTTGAATATGTATTTGTCATGTAAAATGCAGTGCATTGTTTATGTGACCTATGTCAACATCTGCCAGAATTGTGCTTTGGGAATCCTTTGTTGCAGGGACTGGACATCATGCCAGTCAGTGGCTCGAAAAGCAATCCCATTGAAATCTTGGTACGTTCCCCCAGAGATATTCACGTAACCAGCTCTGGAGCTTACTGGCGCTCCGTATATCATATGGCAAGAGATGCGTTTGGCCGaacgcatctcctgcatggaaaatggCTGAGGGGAGGGTGAGGAACGCAGCAGAGGCATAATATGAAGAATCCCATGCATTTAATGATCATTAAAGGTAGCACTAAACTTAATGTGCATTCAGTGGCTCGTGAGACACGGTCATGCAGTGAGAAACATATAAGACAGCTTCATGAGAATGGCCGAAGAACAAGGATAGGTCCTAGAATGAGCTGCTCACGCTTTAAACCCAGCTCGTGTTCCTGAGTTGAAGCAGTTCCGAATGGTAACTAGGCCAATAACGACAGGAAACGGTGACGGACAGAAGTATGAAATGTATGTTCTGTTTGAAGACATCTAAAGGGACCTAAAATGTGCAACAGTGCAGAAAATGAGACCTGGAGAAACATCCATAAGATTATTAACATAACATGAACtctaaacatttttaacaatatgatTATTGTGTATACTAAGCAAAGCACTCAGCTTCTTTTCACCCCACAGATTCTGTTCTGCATTACCTTCGCACATTCCAGCTACAACTCATCTTGTGCCATTTCTTAGAATTAAACTAATTCACAGTTGTTGAGAACAGTTGTGCAGTCAACCTGCTCGTAACAAAAGTATAAGAATTTGTAAAGCTAAGCAAAAATAATGTAGGATTTACACAACATGCTGTATTTTTACAGGTTGTCCCAGATAAAGAGCATAGTGAGCCGTGATATCTACTAAAATGGCGTGTAGATGGATTACGCAGGAGACCTTTGATGCTGTTGTACAAGAAAATATTACAGAGTTTGAGATGGACCCAGATGAAGCGTTGACTGAAGCTATCCAGCAATTTGAGTCTCAAGGTACCTTCTGGAGATTGTGCTTATTCAATTCAGTTGACTAGGCTGAACATGACCATCCTGAACTGGTCATCCTGAACTGGTCATCCTTGCTAATAATTGTACCggatttgcccgaatataggccgcaccttccccccccccactttaagtctttaaagtgggggtgcggcctatatttggggtttagcgcaggaatgcacAATTCGTATTGCCCGACTGCATGTTCCGGGtgctgggcaggcagcagggttaggatccagatccccgcagcactgcaggggacctagatcctACTCTCCGGCAGGAATATTTGCCTAGTGGAAGCTGGGACGTGAGTATCGATGTAGCACAGTTTGCATTAATGGAAAGAACATCCAGTCTAGATGTTTTCTATCATAGCTTCATACAACCTTTACAACCCTTGCCTGAACCAGTCAGCTGCAATGAGCAACTTAATACTAGGGCAGGGATAAGCTAATGGGGTGGAATTAAACCATTACATGGGTTTAGTTAGGCTATCTAACTGTAATATAGAATTTggaaaaagtgacagatctgctttatgtAGCTTTACTGTATAGATGTGTGTTTGGTGTACGTTACAAGCAACTTTACAACCACGCCCTCACCCATCAAACACAATGGACTTTTCCCTACATTGTAATGGCTAAAACTGTTTTTGCTGTGTGTGCATGTGATGTACTGTAATACACCATGATGTATGGTAATGCGTCACAGTACCATTAACTactattttccattttaattagGGGTTGACTTGACAAATATTGTTAAGGCACCGAAGAAACCTTGCAGCGAAAATGAGGTTGAACCGAACCACGACATTCTGCAGGTTTGTGCCAAGATTGCATAATTTATGcatctctttaaccccttaagggcaatggccggtccctaaacccattgaaaacaatgcattttgagcccgtacatgtacgggctttgtcaatAATGGGTTAAGAGCGATTGTGCCTTTTTCCTTCCCTGATGTCTGTCTTTTCTAGGAATGTTTTTCTGGGTGTGAGTGTTTTGTGGTGTTCTGCAGCATTAAAAGTCAGAATCAACGTAAATGATGCTTATAATTGAAGcgcataaataaaatacattattattctaaAATAAGTATCAATAAAAACCTAGCCACACCTCTAATCAAACACCTTATTACAAAAgagtccctctttggccatgtTAGGAGCTATGAGATGTTAGGAGCTATGAGATGCTGTTTCATAGGTAGCCATGCAATGGGAGACCAGCTTTCACTAAACTGACAGAGTGAAACTAGCCTGCTTACATGTAATTGCCAAGGATACATCTACGTGTCATCCTTTGGGATTGAGGGACCTTAGTAGAAATGACAACTTTCAGGTCAAGAATATAGCAGCCGAGGGGTGGTCTATGCAGTCTGCTAATGGCCTcattgtgcagcgctgcagaatatgacggccctctataaatcaatatataatagtGATATTGGCAGCTGCACTTTGTGACTGACTCCTACATGTCCCGGTAGTTTGCCAACCCCTAACATAACCAATCACGGAGTGTGATGTTGCCATCCACTGTAATCAAgtgttacatatttattatgggTTTGGATTATTCCCTGTATTGTCACTACTTGTTTTCACTCATTTGAAACAAGAAAACGAACAGATGTATGTTGCTGATGCGCTGTGCTCTTTCTCTCATTCCAGATACTGGAGTCCCTGAAGAAAGCCATAGACTCATCAGCTTTAAACAGTGTCTCAGAACTCCTTGTCAAGTTTGGGGACCAGTGTAAACAGGGGCTGGCACACCGTTACCTGGCAGGCCAGAAATCTGCCTACCCTGTGGTGTTGAAAGCGTGGAAGCTTTCAGAAGGAGACAGAGAAACATTGTTGAATGCCCTCTACGCCATGTCCTGCCTCACTGATGGACAGCCTGATTTACTAGAGGCTGATGGACGACAACTGCTGATTCAGGCTTTGCAGAACCACGCGAGTGACGCAGAGGTGACACTGCTAGCCATTCGTCTCATCCGCCACGTGTGCCTAAAGCATGAGCAAAACCGTCAGGATCTTGTGAAGGCAGGGGTTTTACGGCACCTGACCGCTGCCATAACAAACCATGGTGCAGATCTAGAAGTTCTGCGTGAGTCCTGCTCTGCTCTGAGGATAATGACCTTTGACGATGACATTCGAGTCCCATTTGGCCATGCTCATGATCATGCCAAGATGATTGTTTTGGAGTATGGCGGCCTGAAGCTTTTAATCCAAGCTGCAAAAGGTAGATTTTTGTTGTCCATAACAACTACATGTCTTATTCTATATTAGTCTTGTGTGAAATAAGTCTTTTAAGCTATAGAGCTAAAGATCCCAGCACTGCCAACCTCCCTCAGCCAAATGACTTCTTCTATATCAATACAAATAGGGGGCTCAATCTCTGTCATCTCAGTAGTGGTCGAACAGCATTTGTCCAATTAGTTCAAATGAGCCTGTCAACACTATGTTTAGTGTCAAGTGTTCTTACCCATTTATTATTTCCTAATTTCTGCAACAGTTAAACTTCATAAAAAGCAGCCAATCCAGAAGGGGAGGTCAGGTGTGTGCTGGGAATTTGTATGCTCTAAGCACCATACAGgtgtaatttaaattaatttaattacaatTACTGTTGTGTTGAGAACATTTGTAATGTTTCGAGGTGACAGAAACAAATCTAAGCTAATCACTGTGTATCACCTTTTAAAGCATTTGCAGATAACCCTGGTGTCCTTAGTGAGCTGTGTGGTACCATTGCCCGTCTCTGTGTGCGTAATGAGTATTGTCAGGACGTGGTTGACCTGGGTGGCTTGAACTTCATGGTGGCATTGTTAGCAGACTGCATAGACCATCAGGTAATCTATACAAGGGATGGATCCCTAGCAAACCCCTGGATGGTATTGGACCAAGTAGATCCTTGCAATATTTTATCAATGCATGCATACTTAAGAACATTGAAGGTGCCAACTACTCAACAAACTAAACCAGTGATTCGCTGAAATATTATTGGATCAACATTACAGACTAAGCAGATATAATTGCATCATTACAATAATGATGGATCATCATTACAGGCTAAGAAGGAAAATTAATTAAGGTGGACTtcttcaatctttttttttagatactcAGAAAGCAGCTTCCCCAAAGCAGCACTCTGTTCCAAAGattaaaacaccaaaaatgtGGTTTCATTAATGTGCTTTAATAATAAATCCATTGCTAAATTTTCAATACAGTTAGagactttgggttttttttgtctgtaaacCCCCAGGAACTGGTAAAACAGGTGTTAAGTGCCATCAGAGCCATTGCTGGGAATGATGATGTAAAAGATGCCATTGTGAACTCTGGAGGGACCGACCTCATTGTCCTGGCAATCTCGCGACACCTCTCCAATGTTCAGGTAATTTAAGTATCCAACCGCTGGTAATTGGTACGCTAATTGTGTTATCACTGTATATTGtgaacttttattatttatcaaaactactatattcagggccggccaaagacttaacgccgcctggggcgaagtttaaaacgacgccgggggggggggcggcggcgaagtttaaaacgccgacgccgggggggggcattttaaactttgccgacGCCATACGATCCCCCctcccggtacttacctttaaacagtctccctgctctgccacggtgccggcttgtaatgctgagcgccggcaattgacgtcacttccggcgctctgcattacaagccggcaccgggaccgaacagggagactcgccgcagaggagagagagagaggggcgccgagcgggtaagcgaaaaccactcggtgcccctctctctctctcctccgctacaaaaaaaaaaaaaacgcttggggcggcaaagtgccgccccttctaaagtgccgcctggggcaattgccccagtctgccccattatagggccggccctgactataTTTTACATAGGACCATGCTCGCCAAAAAAAGAAGTTTTAAATGCTCAAAACCACAAATAAGGGGTCT
The DNA window shown above is from Spea bombifrons isolate aSpeBom1 chromosome 1, aSpeBom1.2.pri, whole genome shotgun sequence and carries:
- the ARMC6 gene encoding armadillo repeat-containing protein 6 yields the protein MACRWITQETFDAVVQENITEFEMDPDEALTEAIQQFESQGVDLTNIVKAPKKPCSENEVEPNHDILQILESLKKAIDSSALNSVSELLVKFGDQCKQGLAHRYLAGQKSAYPVVLKAWKLSEGDRETLLNALYAMSCLTDGQPDLLEADGRQLLIQALQNHASDAEVTLLAIRLIRHVCLKHEQNRQDLVKAGVLRHLTAAITNHGADLEVLRESCSALRIMTFDDDIRVPFGHAHDHAKMIVLEYGGLKLLIQAAKAFADNPGVLSELCGTIARLCVRNEYCQDVVDLGGLNFMVALLADCIDHQELVKQVLSAIRAIAGNDDVKDAIVNSGGTDLIVLAISRHLSNVQVCDQGCAALAMLALRKPENCNVIMEGGGALAALQAMKTHPRDPTVQKQACMVIRNLVSRNPEFCEPILEMGAESLIVQARSTHKDCDDIAKAALRDLGCKVDLRELWTGKKGSLER